A region of Streptomyces sp. WMMC500 DNA encodes the following proteins:
- a CDS encoding Fur family transcriptional regulator, with product MPETRLRRTRQRAAVFGALQRSGDFVSAQQLHAQLATAGVAVGLTTVYRTLRELERTGQVDVVRDESGERLYRPRPDAGHRHYLICRLCGFSRAVDTDVVERWADRLAAATGFADIEHTLELSGVCARCLPDGGRPDRRHGAASSAAVPEGDRPP from the coding sequence ATGCCAGAGACGCGGCTACGCAGGACGCGGCAGCGCGCCGCTGTGTTCGGCGCCCTGCAGCGCAGCGGCGACTTCGTCTCTGCCCAGCAGTTGCACGCGCAACTGGCCACGGCGGGTGTCGCCGTCGGGCTGACCACGGTCTACCGCACCCTGCGCGAGTTGGAGCGCACCGGGCAGGTCGACGTCGTTCGGGACGAGTCCGGCGAACGGCTCTACCGCCCCCGGCCGGACGCAGGCCACCGCCACTACCTGATCTGCCGCCTGTGCGGCTTCAGCCGGGCCGTCGACACCGACGTCGTCGAGCGCTGGGCCGACCGCCTCGCCGCCGCGACCGGCTTCGCCGACATCGAGCACACCCTCGAACTCAGCGGCGTCTGCGCCCGCTGCCTGCCGGACGGGGGACGACCGGACCGGAGACACGGAGCGGCCTCGTCGGCCGCCGTACCGGAAGGAGACCGACCGCCGTAA
- the rpmF gene encoding 50S ribosomal protein L32 encodes MAVPKRKLSRSNTRHRRARWKATPPDLVPVTVNGSVHRVPRHLVRAYQRGLLPPPD; translated from the coding sequence ATGGCCGTACCCAAGCGGAAGCTGTCCCGCAGCAACACCCGCCACCGCCGCGCCCGGTGGAAGGCCACCCCGCCCGATCTGGTCCCCGTGACCGTCAACGGCTCGGTCCACCGCGTGCCGCGCCACCTCGTCCGGGCCTACCAGCGCGGCCTGCTCCCGCCGCCGGACTGA
- a CDS encoding heme ABC transporter ATP-binding protein, producing the protein MSDDSRRRAVVRASTLRVAYGERVVLDDVSVDAVPGEVLGLIGPNGAGKTTLLKTLAGLLAPQAGRVLLDGRPVARTRPRDMARHLAHVPQDTALDFGFTAYDVALMGRHPHVRRLQPLSADDHRITGEALHTVGAAHLAGQRVPTLSGGERQLVHLARALAQQPRALLLDEPVAALDLRHQLHVLQLLRSLAAHGTAVVTVLHDLGQAARFCDRLTLLHAGRIAAAGTPADVLTEPLISAAYGVQAAVRADEDTGALRVTPLRIASAENNRKESVR; encoded by the coding sequence ATGAGTGACGACTCCCGGCGCCGGGCCGTGGTACGCGCCTCGACGCTGCGCGTGGCCTACGGCGAGCGGGTGGTCCTCGACGACGTCTCCGTCGACGCCGTCCCCGGCGAGGTGCTCGGCCTCATCGGCCCCAACGGGGCGGGCAAGACCACCCTGCTGAAGACGCTCGCCGGTCTGCTGGCGCCGCAGGCGGGACGGGTGCTCCTCGACGGCCGCCCGGTGGCGCGGACGCGTCCGCGCGACATGGCCCGGCACCTGGCCCACGTACCGCAGGACACCGCGCTCGACTTCGGCTTCACCGCGTACGACGTGGCCCTCATGGGCCGCCACCCGCACGTGCGCCGGCTGCAGCCGCTCAGCGCGGACGACCACCGGATCACCGGCGAGGCGCTGCACACCGTCGGCGCCGCGCACCTGGCCGGCCAGCGGGTGCCGACCCTCTCCGGCGGCGAGCGGCAACTGGTCCACCTGGCCCGCGCGCTGGCGCAGCAGCCGCGGGCACTGCTGCTGGACGAGCCGGTCGCCGCCCTCGACCTGCGGCACCAGTTGCACGTCCTGCAACTGCTGCGCAGCCTCGCCGCCCACGGCACCGCCGTGGTGACCGTCCTGCACGACCTCGGGCAGGCGGCGCGCTTCTGCGACCGGCTCACGCTGCTGCACGCCGGGCGGATCGCCGCCGCCGGCACGCCCGCGGACGTGCTCACCGAGCCCCTGATCAGCGCCGCGTACGGGGTCCAGGCCGCCGTCCGCGCGGATGAGGACACAGGTGCACTGCGGGTCACACCGCTGCGCATCGCCAGCGCCGAGAACAACCGGAAAGAGAGCGTACGTTGA
- a CDS encoding GTP-binding protein: protein MTKPTPLPVVVAAGLHRQARTAAVESLLRAVPGAVAVHHDLDAIEDDRMPRTVRDADGVRDRGRPRMSQPCACCAVRDDLIPTLLSLAVGRAHPLAVIDLWDSVEPQAIAELIAAAPAEAIELTGVLTALDTDSLVPYLTCGDDLTEQNLALAPTDRRTVADTFARQLEYPTLLALTCTGTPEPADIALLDQLHHTAHRLPLHSPELARAALTGFDADAAAARLQPASALLPQEADAHGVATLVWHRTRPLHPGRLYTALEDITCAALRSRGRLWLADRPDALLSWDATGGALCIEHAGPWLAALPEAAWELEPAARRVAAALDWHPEHGDRAQHLTFTTPDLDHNTLRRTLDSCLLTDDEYTAGPHTWRTLSTAFDALLGVPA, encoded by the coding sequence ATGACGAAGCCGACTCCCCTACCGGTCGTCGTCGCCGCCGGGCTGCACCGACAGGCGCGCACAGCGGCCGTCGAGTCCCTGCTGCGCGCCGTGCCCGGCGCCGTCGCCGTCCACCACGACCTGGACGCCATCGAGGACGACCGCATGCCCCGCACCGTGCGCGACGCCGACGGCGTACGGGACCGGGGCCGGCCCCGCATGTCCCAGCCCTGCGCCTGCTGCGCCGTCCGCGACGACCTCATACCCACACTGCTGTCCCTGGCCGTCGGCAGAGCACACCCACTCGCGGTGATCGACCTCTGGGACTCCGTCGAACCACAGGCCATCGCCGAACTCATCGCCGCCGCACCCGCCGAGGCCATCGAACTCACCGGCGTCCTCACCGCCCTCGACACCGACTCACTGGTGCCCTACCTCACCTGCGGCGACGACCTCACCGAACAGAACCTGGCACTGGCACCCACCGACCGGCGCACCGTCGCCGACACCTTCGCCCGCCAACTCGAATACCCCACCCTGCTGGCCCTCACCTGCACCGGCACCCCCGAACCCGCCGACATCGCACTGCTCGACCAACTCCACCACACCGCCCACCGGCTACCCCTTCACTCACCCGAACTGGCCCGCGCGGCGCTGACCGGCTTCGACGCCGACGCCGCCGCAGCCCGCCTCCAGCCGGCCAGCGCCCTGCTGCCCCAGGAAGCGGACGCACACGGCGTGGCCACCCTCGTGTGGCACCGCACCCGCCCCCTGCACCCCGGCCGGCTCTACACCGCCCTGGAAGACATCACCTGCGCCGCCCTACGCAGCCGCGGCCGCCTGTGGCTCGCCGACCGCCCAGACGCCCTCCTGTCCTGGGACGCCACCGGCGGCGCGCTGTGCATCGAACACGCCGGACCGTGGCTGGCCGCGCTGCCGGAGGCCGCCTGGGAACTGGAGCCCGCGGCGCGCCGCGTGGCCGCCGCCCTCGACTGGCACCCCGAACACGGCGACCGCGCCCAGCACCTCACCTTCACCACCCCCGACCTCGACCACAACACCCTCCGCCGAACCCTCGACTCCTGCCTCCTCACCGACGACGAATACACCGCAGGCCCCCACACCTGGCGCACACTGTCCACCGCCTTCGACGCCCTCCTCGGCGTCCCCGCCTGA
- a CDS encoding cobaltochelatase subunit CobN, which translates to MAAPVSPAVPVTPVKVVTVGFEAHNAFALRQGAVRVPEVRWVPVERYEAARRPERLERELADADALLVHGVHDHEDAARIAALAARHPRLLLAPVPPNAPELARASRLERDRLVQVAEGFHHLSADNAAHGLRVLLHLLRPAAHPDPGPAARLPRGGFWHPATGFVASWAEYEEGRAARSAVERPAGRVVLTVFPAQVTSGNDAHLRDLVGRLEAEGLDVVGWVGTLDALGEEAAARVPGVDLWLNATGFTLSGTHGQPNTEGDVALLARHGTPLLGAVPLFHQTLRQWRDAPAGLTPVQVAMQIAVPELEGSTAPLVLAGRDEATDAMVPVPEHAARLARLARRTVELRHTARRDKRIAIVLFGYPPGQGAAGSAAHLDVWASLHHLLTRMRRAGYVVDGLPATAEELLELMLTDEAGGARTGVRVEESWPAAEYVREAGEEAERAARFWGRPPGDLDSDGRSVAVRGLRLGNVFVGLQPSFGYDGDPMRLLFAPDASPSHSFTAFYTWLRTRFAPHALVHFGTHGALEFMPGKQAGLAPRDWASLLAGDVPHHYLYCVNNPSEGTIAKRRSNAGLISYLTPPLDRAGLYGVLADLDEEVRATLAEEPPPAPERVAAVRSMAAEAGLDPPPDDGDPVAWLRAVQRATDEVRRTLIPLGLHRVGEGIDGEAALATLRAACDHERPEHGLASLTETLEAELTAGVPVTELPPDDPGRLAVERVLDELVRTGTAPGVPGGWAVFLADLRARLALDAETEAFLHALDGRYLHPSPGGEPSRRIEALPTGRNMHALDPQRVPTPVAWRRGRATAEAMLAACLEADGALPETVALVLWGVDNVKSGGEGIAQAFALLGVEPVAGPGGRVDRFRVIPAGELNRPRIDVVCTLSGVCRDVFPTTVELLDRAVRAVAALDEPAESNFVRAHALRQAAELDLAPRQAAFRIFSAAAGRYGAGVNHVLQESAWAEEGDLGDVYLRRMGHAWGHDLRGEQCERLLRGALSTATVTFQNIDSAETSLADVDHYYEYLGGVTAAVALAAGTRPRPLVADSYAARPAVRGLDDALALEARTRLLNPRWYEAQLAHGHQGVHHVAVRLENTFGMQATTGTVANWIFTRAAHTFLFDAALRERMARLNPGAVKRLADRLVEARDRGLWEPDEADARRLDEVADLLDDALEGVAPR; encoded by the coding sequence GTGGCTGCACCCGTGAGCCCGGCGGTGCCGGTGACCCCGGTGAAGGTCGTCACGGTGGGATTCGAGGCGCACAACGCCTTCGCGCTGCGTCAGGGTGCCGTGCGCGTGCCGGAGGTGCGCTGGGTGCCCGTCGAGCGGTACGAGGCCGCCCGTAGGCCCGAGCGGCTGGAGCGCGAACTGGCCGATGCCGACGCCCTGCTCGTCCACGGCGTGCACGACCACGAGGACGCCGCACGGATCGCAGCGCTCGCCGCACGGCATCCGCGGCTGCTGCTGGCTCCGGTCCCGCCCAACGCCCCGGAGCTGGCGCGCGCGAGCCGCCTGGAGCGGGACCGGCTCGTCCAGGTCGCCGAGGGCTTCCACCACCTGTCCGCCGACAACGCCGCGCACGGGCTGCGCGTCCTGCTTCATCTGCTGCGGCCCGCCGCCCACCCGGATCCCGGGCCCGCCGCGCGGCTGCCCCGGGGCGGCTTCTGGCACCCGGCGACGGGCTTCGTGGCGAGTTGGGCGGAGTACGAGGAGGGCCGGGCCGCCCGGTCCGCGGTGGAACGGCCCGCCGGCCGGGTGGTGCTGACCGTCTTCCCGGCGCAGGTCACCTCGGGCAACGACGCCCATCTGCGGGACCTCGTCGGCCGGCTGGAGGCCGAAGGGCTGGACGTCGTCGGCTGGGTGGGCACGCTGGACGCCCTCGGCGAGGAGGCGGCGGCCCGGGTGCCCGGGGTGGACCTGTGGCTGAACGCCACCGGCTTCACCCTCAGCGGCACGCACGGGCAGCCGAACACCGAGGGCGACGTGGCGCTGCTGGCCCGGCACGGCACCCCGCTGCTCGGTGCCGTGCCCCTCTTCCACCAGACCCTCCGGCAGTGGCGGGACGCACCCGCCGGCCTCACCCCCGTACAGGTCGCGATGCAGATCGCCGTCCCGGAACTGGAGGGCTCCACCGCCCCGCTGGTGCTGGCCGGGCGGGACGAGGCGACGGACGCGATGGTGCCCGTCCCCGAACACGCCGCCCGGCTCGCCCGGCTGGCCCGGCGGACCGTCGAGCTGCGGCACACCGCCCGTCGGGACAAGCGGATTGCGATCGTCCTCTTCGGCTACCCGCCCGGGCAGGGCGCCGCCGGATCTGCGGCCCACCTCGACGTCTGGGCCTCCCTGCACCACCTCCTCACACGGATGAGGAGGGCCGGCTACGTCGTCGACGGCCTGCCCGCCACCGCGGAAGAGCTGCTGGAGCTCATGCTGACCGACGAGGCCGGCGGAGCACGCACCGGCGTACGCGTCGAAGAGTCCTGGCCCGCCGCGGAGTACGTACGCGAAGCGGGCGAGGAGGCCGAGCGTGCGGCGCGCTTCTGGGGGCGGCCGCCCGGCGACCTCGACAGCGACGGGCGGTCGGTGGCCGTCAGAGGGCTGCGGCTGGGCAACGTCTTCGTCGGCCTGCAGCCTTCCTTCGGCTACGACGGCGACCCGATGCGGCTGCTCTTCGCCCCGGACGCCTCGCCCAGCCACAGCTTCACCGCCTTCTACACCTGGCTGCGCACCCGCTTCGCCCCGCACGCCCTGGTGCACTTCGGCACGCACGGCGCGCTGGAGTTCATGCCGGGCAAGCAGGCAGGGCTCGCCCCGCGGGACTGGGCGTCGCTGCTCGCCGGCGACGTGCCGCACCACTACCTCTACTGCGTGAACAACCCGTCCGAGGGCACCATCGCCAAACGCCGCTCGAACGCCGGCCTGATCTCGTACCTGACGCCGCCGCTGGACCGCGCGGGGCTCTATGGCGTCCTCGCCGACCTGGACGAGGAGGTGCGCGCGACCCTCGCCGAGGAGCCGCCGCCCGCGCCGGAGCGGGTGGCGGCGGTACGGTCCATGGCCGCCGAGGCCGGGCTCGACCCGCCACCGGATGACGGCGACCCGGTGGCGTGGCTGCGCGCGGTGCAGCGCGCCACCGACGAGGTCCGGCGCACGCTCATCCCCCTCGGCCTGCACCGCGTCGGCGAGGGCATCGACGGCGAGGCCGCCCTGGCCACCCTGCGCGCCGCGTGCGACCACGAACGGCCCGAGCACGGGCTGGCGTCGCTGACCGAGACGCTGGAGGCCGAACTGACCGCGGGAGTGCCGGTCACCGAGCTGCCGCCGGACGACCCGGGACGGCTCGCGGTCGAGCGTGTGCTGGACGAGCTGGTGCGCACCGGGACGGCGCCCGGCGTCCCCGGCGGCTGGGCGGTCTTCCTCGCCGACCTGCGAGCCCGGCTCGCCCTCGACGCCGAGACCGAGGCGTTCCTGCACGCGCTCGACGGCCGCTATCTGCACCCCTCCCCCGGCGGCGAGCCCTCCCGGCGCATCGAGGCGCTGCCCACCGGCCGCAACATGCACGCCCTCGACCCGCAGCGGGTACCCACCCCCGTCGCCTGGCGGCGCGGCCGGGCGACCGCCGAGGCGATGCTCGCCGCCTGCCTGGAGGCCGACGGCGCGCTGCCCGAGACCGTCGCGCTGGTGCTGTGGGGCGTCGACAACGTCAAGTCGGGCGGCGAGGGCATCGCCCAGGCGTTCGCGCTGCTCGGCGTCGAGCCCGTCGCCGGGCCCGGCGGCCGGGTCGACCGCTTCCGCGTCATCCCCGCCGGTGAGCTGAACCGGCCGCGTATCGACGTGGTCTGCACCCTCTCGGGCGTCTGCCGCGACGTCTTCCCCACCACGGTGGAGCTGCTGGACCGGGCGGTGCGGGCGGTGGCCGCGCTCGACGAGCCGGCGGAGTCCAACTTCGTACGCGCGCACGCCCTGCGGCAGGCCGCGGAGCTGGACCTGGCGCCGCGGCAGGCCGCGTTCCGGATCTTCTCGGCCGCGGCCGGCCGGTACGGCGCCGGGGTCAACCACGTCCTACAGGAGTCGGCCTGGGCGGAGGAAGGCGACCTGGGCGACGTCTACCTGCGGCGGATGGGCCACGCCTGGGGGCACGACCTGCGCGGCGAGCAGTGCGAACGGCTGCTGCGGGGCGCCCTGTCCACCGCGACCGTCACCTTCCAGAACATCGACTCGGCCGAGACCTCGCTGGCGGACGTCGACCACTACTACGAGTACCTCGGCGGAGTGACCGCGGCCGTCGCCCTCGCCGCCGGCACCCGTCCCCGCCCGCTGGTGGCCGACTCCTACGCCGCTCGCCCGGCCGTCCGCGGCCTCGACGACGCGCTGGCCCTGGAGGCGCGGACCCGGCTGCTCAACCCGCGCTGGTACGAGGCCCAGTTGGCGCACGGCCACCAGGGCGTGCACCACGTCGCCGTACGGCTGGAGAACACCTTCGGCATGCAGGCCACCACCGGCACCGTCGCCAACTGGATCTTCACCCGGGCGGCGCACACCTTCCTCTTCGACGCCGCGCTGCGCGAGCGGATGGCCCGGCTCAATCCGGGCGCGGTCAAGCGCCTCGCCGACCGGCTGGTCGAGGCGCGCGACCGCGGGCTGTGGGAGCCGGACGAGGCCGACGCACGGCGGCTGGACGAGGTCGCGGACCTCCTGGACGACGCGCTGGAGGGGGTGGCGCCGCGATGA
- the rpmG gene encoding 50S ribosomal protein L33: MASNELRPVIKLRSTAGTGYTYVTRKNRRNHPDRLHLRKYDPVVRRHVLFREER; this comes from the coding sequence ATGGCCAGCAACGAACTCCGCCCGGTGATCAAGCTCCGCTCCACCGCCGGCACCGGCTACACCTACGTCACCCGCAAGAACCGCCGGAACCACCCCGACCGGCTGCACCTGCGCAAGTACGACCCCGTCGTCCGCCGCCACGTGCTCTTCCGCGAAGAGCGCTGA
- a CDS encoding iron ABC transporter permease, with amino-acid sequence MLPPAALAAVTVLAVVVATSLGPVTVPFGDTVSVLLGHLGLPAGEVETRHVLVIDDIRLPRVTTALLAGAGLAVAGVVLQALFRNPLADPGITGVSSGGAVGAVLVLATGATAAGTWVLPAAAFAGALAAVCLLQLAAALRRDHSPATLILVGIALNALLGAVVSAVVANAPDADAVLSLTFWLQGDLDGADWSGVRILLLPVLIALAVTGAFARDLNVLLLGEAQARSTGLDVVRVRRFLLICASLLTGVCVCVTGVIGFVGLVVPHAVRLAIGPDHRRLLPAAALAGGAFLVLADLGARMLFAPVTLHTGVVTAFLGAPAFLFLVLRGRKHE; translated from the coding sequence GTGCTCCCGCCCGCCGCCCTGGCGGCGGTCACCGTGCTGGCCGTCGTCGTCGCCACCTCGCTCGGTCCGGTCACCGTCCCGTTCGGGGACACGGTGTCCGTCCTGCTCGGCCATCTCGGGCTGCCCGCCGGCGAGGTGGAGACTCGGCACGTTCTGGTCATCGATGACATCCGGTTGCCCCGCGTCACCACGGCGCTGCTCGCCGGGGCCGGTCTCGCCGTCGCCGGTGTGGTGCTGCAGGCGCTGTTCCGCAACCCGCTCGCGGACCCCGGCATCACCGGGGTCTCCAGCGGCGGCGCGGTCGGCGCAGTACTCGTGCTGGCCACCGGCGCGACCGCCGCCGGCACCTGGGTCCTGCCCGCCGCCGCCTTCGCCGGCGCGCTGGCCGCCGTCTGCCTGCTCCAACTCGCCGCCGCGCTGCGCCGCGACCACTCCCCCGCCACCCTGATCCTCGTCGGCATCGCGCTCAACGCCCTGCTGGGCGCGGTCGTCTCCGCGGTCGTCGCCAACGCCCCCGACGCCGACGCCGTGCTGTCCCTCACCTTCTGGCTGCAGGGCGACCTGGACGGCGCCGACTGGAGCGGGGTACGGATCCTGCTGCTGCCCGTGCTCATCGCCCTCGCCGTCACCGGGGCCTTCGCCCGGGACCTCAACGTGCTGCTGCTCGGCGAGGCCCAGGCGCGCTCCACAGGTCTGGACGTGGTGCGCGTACGCCGCTTCCTGCTGATCTGCGCCTCGCTGCTGACCGGCGTGTGCGTGTGCGTCACCGGCGTCATCGGCTTCGTCGGACTGGTCGTCCCGCACGCCGTCAGGCTCGCCATCGGCCCCGACCACCGGCGGCTGCTGCCCGCCGCGGCGCTGGCGGGCGGCGCCTTCCTGGTCCTCGCCGACCTCGGGGCGCGGATGCTGTTCGCCCCCGTGACGCTGCACACCGGGGTCGTCACCGCCTTCCTGGGCGCGCCCGCCTTCCTCTTCCTCGTGCTGCGCGGGCGGAAGCATGAGTGA
- the rpsR gene encoding 30S ribosomal protein S18 codes for MAVSGPRKPPRKRKNPLLTAGITYIDYKDTDLLRKFISDRGKIRSRRVTGVTAQQQREIARAIKNAREMALLPYTSKPH; via the coding sequence ATGGCAGTCAGCGGTCCCCGCAAGCCGCCACGCAAGCGCAAGAACCCGCTGCTCACGGCCGGCATCACGTACATCGACTACAAGGACACCGACCTGCTGCGGAAATTCATCTCCGACCGCGGCAAGATCCGCAGCCGCCGCGTCACCGGCGTCACCGCCCAGCAGCAACGCGAAATCGCCCGCGCCATCAAGAACGCCCGCGAAATGGCCCTGCTCCCCTACACGTCCAAGCCCCACTGA
- a CDS encoding AAA family ATPase produces the protein MTVFPFTAVLGQSELKTALLLGAVDPGTGGLLALGDRGTGKSTTVRALGALLEQAGIPAPVVDLPLGTTEDRLVGSLDIEAALTRGERRFAPGLLADAHGGFLYIDEVNLLDDYLVDLLLDVAAGGVNHVERDGISHTHDARFVLVGSGNPEEGDLRPQLEDRFGLATVVRTLADPATRTRIVRRRMAYDADPEGFAGEWKAEEETLGRRLVAARERVAALPVPDELVEAAVRLCVAAGAVGHRAELVLTRAARAHAALRGAPAAGGRDLRAVALPALRHRVPREPFDEPESIDRRLRELLAGQSPKERP, from the coding sequence ATGACGGTGTTCCCGTTCACCGCCGTGCTCGGTCAGAGCGAACTCAAGACGGCCCTGCTGCTGGGCGCCGTCGACCCGGGCACGGGCGGGCTGCTGGCGCTCGGCGACCGCGGCACCGGCAAGTCCACCACGGTGCGCGCGCTGGGTGCGCTGCTGGAGCAGGCCGGGATCCCCGCGCCCGTCGTGGATCTTCCGCTGGGCACGACCGAGGACCGGCTGGTCGGATCGCTGGACATCGAGGCGGCACTGACGCGCGGCGAGCGGCGGTTCGCCCCCGGGCTGCTCGCCGACGCGCACGGCGGCTTCCTCTACATCGACGAGGTCAACCTCCTCGACGACTACCTCGTGGACCTGCTGCTCGACGTCGCCGCGGGCGGCGTCAACCACGTCGAGCGGGACGGCATCAGCCACACCCACGACGCGCGTTTCGTGCTCGTCGGCTCCGGCAATCCGGAAGAGGGCGACCTGCGGCCGCAGTTGGAGGACCGCTTCGGCCTCGCCACCGTGGTACGCACCCTCGCCGACCCGGCGACGCGCACCCGGATCGTCCGGCGCCGGATGGCCTACGACGCCGATCCGGAGGGCTTCGCCGGCGAATGGAAGGCCGAGGAGGAGACGCTGGGCCGGCGGCTGGTCGCGGCGCGCGAGCGGGTGGCGGCGCTGCCGGTGCCGGACGAGCTGGTCGAGGCCGCCGTCCGGCTGTGCGTGGCGGCCGGCGCGGTCGGGCATCGGGCCGAGCTGGTGCTGACCCGTGCCGCCCGCGCCCACGCCGCCCTGCGCGGCGCGCCGGCGGCCGGCGGGCGGGACCTGCGCGCGGTGGCCCTTCCGGCGCTGCGCCACCGCGTCCCGCGGGAACCCTTCGACGAGCCGGAGAGCATCGACCGGCGGCTCCGGGAGCTGCTGGCCGGGCAGTCGCCGAAGGAGCGGCCGTGA
- a CDS encoding ABC transporter substrate-binding protein, translated as MTPRKALRTSLPATVLLALLAVTTAACGDDASSADTGDTDTAAAKPRRIAALSPDAAEAVTELVGAERLVAVPRQSLSPTLSSHADRLADVPHKIPPGNDPDPEQVLSWDPDLVVVTARHEGEQQASKTLTKAGVDIVTLPGDKGSLKQIRANLTRLGEKLGAEQKAASLVKAMKRRTAAVREEVRGRDRPSVLVLSNQAATPFVNAPSALVSDLVVKAGGTLAAEEAGVTRTRPVDPEVVVKADPDFLLLIDVTGKGRASYDTLLKNEAVASLDAVAEDRVRLLEANTTYGVGGTAAVDGLEDIASWLHP; from the coding sequence TTGACACCCCGCAAAGCCCTCAGAACCTCCCTGCCCGCCACCGTCCTCCTCGCCCTGCTCGCCGTCACCACCGCGGCCTGCGGCGACGACGCCTCCTCCGCGGACACCGGCGACACCGACACCGCCGCGGCCAAGCCGCGGCGCATCGCCGCCCTCTCCCCCGACGCGGCCGAGGCCGTCACCGAACTCGTCGGCGCCGAACGGCTGGTGGCCGTACCCCGGCAGTCGCTCAGCCCCACGCTCAGCAGCCACGCGGACCGGCTCGCCGACGTGCCGCACAAGATTCCGCCGGGCAACGATCCGGACCCCGAGCAGGTGCTGTCCTGGGACCCCGACCTGGTGGTGGTCACCGCCCGCCACGAGGGCGAGCAGCAGGCGTCGAAGACCCTGACGAAGGCGGGTGTCGACATTGTCACGCTGCCCGGCGACAAGGGCTCCCTGAAGCAGATCCGGGCCAACCTCACCCGGCTCGGCGAGAAGCTGGGCGCGGAGCAGAAGGCCGCGTCGCTGGTCAAGGCCATGAAGCGGCGTACGGCCGCCGTGAGGGAGGAGGTCCGGGGCCGGGACAGGCCCTCGGTGCTGGTCCTCAGCAACCAGGCGGCCACCCCCTTCGTCAACGCGCCCTCGGCGCTGGTCTCCGACCTGGTGGTCAAGGCCGGCGGCACGCTCGCCGCCGAAGAGGCCGGCGTCACCCGTACCCGCCCGGTCGATCCCGAAGTCGTCGTCAAGGCCGACCCCGACTTCCTCCTGCTCATCGACGTGACGGGCAAGGGGCGGGCGTCGTACGACACGCTGCTGAAGAACGAGGCGGTCGCCTCGCTCGACGCGGTCGCGGAGGACCGGGTCCGGCTCCTCGAGGCGAACACCACCTACGGCGTCGGCGGCACGGCCGCCGTCGACGGCCTGGAGGACATCGCGTCGTGGCTGCACCCGTGA
- a CDS encoding type B 50S ribosomal protein L31, which produces MQPGIHPSYGPVVFRDRAANFAFLTRSTATSEKTVEWEDGHTYPVIDVEISSASHPFYTGRSKVLDTAGRVERFERRYARHQER; this is translated from the coding sequence ATGCAGCCCGGCATCCACCCCTCCTACGGCCCCGTCGTCTTCCGCGACCGGGCCGCGAACTTCGCCTTCCTCACCCGCTCCACCGCCACCAGCGAGAAGACCGTCGAGTGGGAGGACGGCCACACCTACCCCGTCATCGACGTGGAGATCTCCTCCGCCAGCCACCCCTTCTACACCGGCCGGAGCAAGGTGCTGGACACCGCCGGCCGCGTCGAGCGGTTCGAGCGCCGCTACGCCCGCCACCAGGAGCGCTGA